From a single Chitinophaga sp. Cy-1792 genomic region:
- a CDS encoding YpdA family putative bacillithiol disulfide reductase, producing the protein MAAAYDVLIIGGGPIGIACALTAQRAGLSYLVIEKGCLTNSLYNYPLYMTFFSTSERLEVGNIPFVSISPKPNRPEALEYYRRVAVSNHLHVNLFEEVSEVIPNGKEYTILTNKRQYQARHVIIATGFYDIPNLLNIPGEDLPKLTHYYKDPHFYATRNVIVIGANNSAVDAALETYRKGANVTMIIRENEIGKRVKYWVKPDIENRIKEGSITAHFHSSLVAVREEEADIRTPEGILTIPNDFVIAMTGYQPNFTLLQKAGIKLSEDNKRYPAYNPLTMETNMEGIYLAGVVCGGMDTHVWFIENSREHADKIIHHIKAKM; encoded by the coding sequence ATGGCCGCAGCTTATGACGTTTTGATAATCGGTGGTGGACCAATCGGCATCGCCTGTGCGCTCACCGCGCAGCGGGCAGGACTATCCTACCTGGTCATTGAAAAAGGTTGTCTGACCAACTCCCTTTACAATTACCCATTGTATATGACGTTTTTCAGCACCTCTGAAAGACTGGAAGTAGGTAATATTCCGTTCGTATCCATCAGCCCCAAACCCAACAGGCCGGAGGCTTTGGAATACTACCGCAGGGTTGCTGTCAGCAATCACCTGCACGTAAATCTCTTTGAAGAAGTATCAGAAGTAATACCTAACGGTAAAGAATATACGATACTCACCAATAAGCGCCAGTACCAGGCCCGCCACGTCATTATAGCCACCGGCTTCTATGATATCCCGAACCTGCTGAACATACCGGGAGAGGATCTTCCTAAACTAACACACTATTATAAAGATCCCCACTTCTACGCGACCCGTAATGTCATTGTTATCGGCGCCAACAACTCTGCCGTAGATGCCGCACTGGAAACCTACCGCAAAGGCGCAAACGTAACCATGATCATCCGTGAAAACGAAATAGGTAAACGCGTAAAATACTGGGTGAAACCGGATATAGAAAACCGTATCAAGGAAGGCAGCATTACCGCGCATTTCCATTCCTCGCTGGTGGCGGTAAGAGAAGAAGAAGCAGACATCCGGACACCGGAAGGCATCCTAACCATACCGAACGACTTTGTCATTGCCATGACAGGCTACCAGCCTAACTTTACGCTGTTGCAGAAAGCCGGCATCAAGTTATCTGAAGATAACAAACGTTATCCTGCATATAATCCACTGACGATGGAAACCAATATGGAAGGGATTTATCTGGCGGGTGTTGTTTGTGGAGGTATGGATACGCATGTCTGGTTTATTGAGAACTCAAGGGAACATGCGGATAAAATTATTCACCATATTAAGGCGAAAATGTAG
- a CDS encoding YeiH family protein, with translation MQQQKTITQATRQKKLHKPLFITAAAITLLPFISTPVALLLGIGLAQTIGNPYQQLTRKLTHWLLQLSVIGLGFGMNAHNALKAGREGFLLTIASISTTLLLGWLLSKIFRIDKHTSHLISSGTAICGGSAIAAIAPVVKANEKQLSVALGIIFLLNSVALFLFPVLGHMLHLSQTQFGLWSAIAIHDTSSVVGAASKYGDEALQVATTVKLSRALWIIPVALITSLLFRTKGATIKIPWFIGLFVVAMLMNTFLPIQQISPILTGSAKTGLSLTLFLIGANLTREMLRGIGWKPLLQGVLLWAFISISALMVILQLH, from the coding sequence ATGCAACAACAGAAGACCATTACCCAGGCCACCAGACAAAAAAAATTACATAAGCCGCTTTTCATAACAGCCGCTGCCATCACCCTGCTTCCCTTTATCAGCACGCCGGTAGCGCTGCTGCTGGGTATAGGACTGGCCCAAACCATCGGCAATCCCTATCAGCAGCTGACCAGGAAACTCACGCACTGGCTGCTTCAGCTCTCCGTAATTGGCCTCGGCTTTGGCATGAATGCCCACAATGCCCTGAAAGCCGGCAGGGAAGGCTTTCTGCTTACCATCGCTTCTATCAGCACCACCCTGCTTTTAGGATGGCTGCTCAGTAAGATATTCCGCATAGATAAACATACTTCCCACCTGATCTCCAGCGGCACCGCCATCTGTGGAGGCAGCGCCATAGCGGCTATTGCGCCGGTAGTAAAAGCCAACGAAAAACAACTCAGCGTAGCCCTGGGAATTATCTTCCTGCTCAACAGCGTAGCCCTGTTCCTCTTCCCTGTTTTAGGGCATATGCTGCACCTCAGCCAGACCCAGTTCGGACTCTGGAGCGCCATCGCCATACACGATACCAGCTCTGTAGTTGGCGCCGCCAGCAAATATGGCGACGAAGCCCTGCAAGTGGCCACCACCGTGAAACTGAGTCGCGCCCTCTGGATCATCCCTGTGGCATTGATCACCTCCCTGCTGTTCAGAACCAAAGGAGCCACCATCAAGATACCATGGTTCATCGGGCTGTTTGTAGTGGCCATGCTTATGAACACCTTCCTTCCCATTCAGCAGATCAGCCCCATACTAACGGGAAGCGCCAAAACGGGATTATCCCTGACACTCTTCCTCATAGGAGCCAACCTCACCAGGGAAATGCTTCGGGGCATCGGCTGGAAGCCATTATTACAAGGGGTGCTGCTCTGGGCCTTCATCAGCATCAGCGCCTTAATGGTGATCCTGCAACTGCATTAA
- the nagB gene encoding glucosamine-6-phosphate deaminase: MTINHQEIELIDSFEQIAVEIHSSAREGSKAIAQEIAALIRERQAANQKCVLGLATGSTPKYLYAELVRLHKEEGLSFKNVITFNLDEYYPIEPDALQSYNRFMKEHLFNHVDIAEGNYHVPDGTIPKDQIKKYCEEYDKMIEAAGGIDIQILGIGNNGHIGFNEPGSHINSHTRLITLDNSTRLANAYEFPNMSQVPRLAITMGIGTIMKAKRVLLMAWGSHKAKIVCRSVEGQSTDSVPASLLQQHANCKFVIDEQAATELTRFKEPWLTGDCEWTPGLIRKAVTGLALKLNKPILMLTDKDYNENGLNDLVVQYGSAYELNILEFNAIRDTITGWPGGKPGTQLPNHPERSQPEKKRVLIFSPHPDDDIISMGGTFIRLHEQGHDVHVAYQTSGNIAVTDEFVLRFIDFAVGFENMFDIDGSKSSAIMAAAKAFINSKKPSQKDTPEIRSIKGLIRRCEAKATCRYVGIAEGNEHFMNLPFYETGLVEKKPMGPEDVKLTVDLLREIKPHQIYCAGDLADPHGTHKVCLDIIFAALEEVKNEDWAKDCWVWMYKGAWQEWDIHEIEMAVPMSPDQVYQKRLGIFIHQSQKDVVPFQGTDSREFWERAEDRNANTAGLYDKLGLQQYAAMEAFARYHFM; the protein is encoded by the coding sequence ATGACGATTAATCATCAGGAAATCGAACTGATCGACAGCTTTGAACAAATTGCTGTGGAAATACATTCCTCTGCCAGGGAAGGTTCGAAAGCAATTGCTCAGGAGATCGCAGCTTTAATTCGCGAGCGCCAGGCTGCCAATCAGAAATGTGTATTAGGACTGGCCACAGGCTCCACTCCTAAATACCTCTATGCCGAACTTGTTCGCCTGCACAAGGAAGAAGGGCTGAGCTTCAAGAATGTTATTACGTTTAACCTGGATGAATACTACCCTATTGAGCCGGATGCTCTCCAGAGCTACAACCGCTTTATGAAAGAACATCTGTTTAATCATGTAGACATTGCCGAGGGTAATTATCATGTACCGGATGGAACTATTCCTAAAGACCAAATCAAGAAATACTGCGAGGAATACGATAAGATGATCGAAGCTGCCGGTGGTATTGATATTCAGATCCTGGGTATCGGTAACAACGGTCACATTGGTTTCAATGAGCCAGGTTCTCATATCAATTCCCATACTCGTCTGATCACATTGGATAACAGCACCCGTCTGGCCAATGCCTACGAGTTCCCTAATATGAGCCAGGTGCCACGCCTTGCCATCACCATGGGTATCGGTACTATCATGAAAGCTAAACGCGTGCTCCTCATGGCATGGGGTTCACACAAAGCTAAAATCGTTTGCCGCTCTGTAGAAGGTCAAAGCACTGACTCTGTTCCTGCTTCCCTCCTCCAACAGCATGCTAACTGCAAATTCGTTATCGATGAACAGGCAGCTACCGAACTTACCCGCTTCAAAGAACCATGGCTCACCGGCGACTGCGAATGGACTCCTGGTCTGATCCGCAAAGCTGTTACCGGCCTGGCACTCAAACTGAACAAGCCAATCCTCATGCTCACCGATAAAGACTACAACGAAAATGGTCTCAACGACCTCGTTGTGCAATACGGTTCTGCATATGAGCTGAATATCCTGGAATTCAACGCGATCCGTGATACCATCACCGGATGGCCAGGTGGTAAACCAGGCACCCAGCTGCCTAACCATCCTGAACGCTCCCAGCCTGAGAAAAAACGCGTGCTGATCTTCTCTCCGCACCCTGACGACGATATCATCTCTATGGGTGGTACCTTCATCCGCCTGCACGAGCAAGGTCACGATGTACACGTAGCTTACCAAACTTCCGGTAACATCGCTGTAACCGACGAATTTGTACTGCGCTTCATCGACTTCGCCGTAGGTTTCGAAAATATGTTCGATATCGACGGTAGCAAGAGCTCCGCTATCATGGCTGCTGCAAAAGCATTCATCAACAGCAAGAAACCTAGCCAGAAAGATACACCTGAGATCCGCTCCATCAAAGGACTGATCCGCCGTTGTGAGGCTAAAGCTACCTGCCGTTACGTAGGTATCGCTGAAGGTAATGAACACTTCATGAACCTGCCTTTCTATGAAACCGGCCTGGTAGAAAAGAAACCAATGGGTCCTGAAGATGTGAAACTGACCGTAGACCTCCTGCGCGAAATCAAACCACATCAGATCTATTGCGCTGGTGACCTCGCCGATCCACATGGTACACATAAAGTTTGCCTGGACATCATCTTCGCTGCCCTGGAAGAAGTTAAAAACGAAGACTGGGCGAAAGATTGCTGGGTATGGATGTATAAAGGTGCATGGCAGGAATGGGATATCCATGAAATCGAAATGGCTGTTCCTATGTCCCCTGACCAGGTTTACCAGAAACGTCTGGGTATCTTCATCCACCAGAGCCAGAAGGATGTCGTTCCTTTCCAGGGAACAGACTCCCGTGAGTTCTGGGAACGTGCGGAAGACCGTAACGCCAATACCGCTGGTTTATATGACAAACTGGGTCTGCAACAATACGCAGCCATGGAAGCTTTTGCACGCTACCACTTCATGTAA
- a CDS encoding NAD(P)H-binding protein produces MEKTAIVIGATGLTGTHLVSALLHDGYYTHVKVLVRKHWFNPRPGLESIIVNYEDTGSLQSLLKGDTLFCCIGTTIKKAGSKENFRKVDFDIPVRCATIAHQNGVEQFLVMSSIGANLYSRNFYLRTKGQLEAAIEAIKFKGTYIFRPSFLIGQRKEFRLGEWISKYLIQLFYFLLQGKWKKYRGIKAATVANAMLKVAKKNEPGTYVIESDAIQEIGESPIAV; encoded by the coding sequence ATGGAAAAAACAGCTATAGTAATTGGAGCAACAGGCCTTACAGGCACGCACCTGGTTTCTGCGCTTTTACATGATGGTTACTACACACATGTGAAGGTGCTGGTCAGGAAACACTGGTTCAACCCAAGACCGGGGCTGGAAAGCATTATCGTCAATTATGAAGATACCGGCAGCCTGCAATCATTACTGAAAGGCGATACCCTGTTCTGTTGCATTGGCACTACCATCAAAAAGGCCGGCAGCAAGGAAAATTTCAGGAAAGTAGATTTTGATATTCCGGTAAGATGTGCCACCATCGCACACCAGAACGGTGTAGAACAGTTCCTGGTAATGTCTTCGATTGGTGCAAACCTCTATTCCCGTAACTTCTACCTACGTACAAAAGGACAGCTGGAAGCTGCCATAGAAGCCATTAAATTCAAAGGCACCTATATCTTCCGCCCTTCTTTCCTGATAGGCCAGCGAAAAGAATTCCGGCTGGGAGAATGGATCAGCAAATACCTTATCCAGTTATTTTATTTTCTACTGCAAGGAAAATGGAAGAAGTACAGGGGGATCAAAGCCGCTACCGTGGCCAACGCCATGCTTAAAGTAGCCAAAAAGAACGAACCCGGTACCTATGTAATCGAATCTGATGCCATCCAGGAAATCGGAGAATCTCCGATCGCTGTTTGA
- a CDS encoding class I SAM-dependent methyltransferase, with translation MSWKYGGRAATFIAFFRAIESTAPATRRLLHDPFAAAFLRPWQQTVVSCCNAGFFRNMVKNLLQLRWAGGYTSVVTRTRRIDDIIKDAVSNNGINQIITLNARFDTRAHRLRTSIPVNYVEIDHPEMQQLKQSKLYDVIDMPVSFVDYIALDMEKESLSEVLVNHLQKEHYKTLFLWEGITSTLNPAIINDFFRYVARYPAGTQIIFSYIQSSALKNSTDTAMLKGYNDVARFLKNAGEDWNFSANSDTWKNIFQNRNMLIHYDGNANEFRHLYFKRQRSGMKGFEFCRIIHAELH, from the coding sequence ATGAGCTGGAAATACGGCGGTCGCGCTGCTACGTTCATTGCTTTCTTCAGAGCAATCGAAAGTACTGCACCTGCCACCAGAAGGTTATTACATGATCCATTTGCAGCAGCGTTTCTCCGCCCATGGCAACAAACGGTGGTATCCTGCTGCAATGCCGGATTCTTCAGAAACATGGTAAAAAATCTGCTCCAGCTCCGTTGGGCCGGCGGTTATACCTCTGTGGTAACCCGCACCAGGCGCATCGATGACATCATCAAAGATGCCGTATCCAACAACGGTATCAACCAGATTATCACCCTGAATGCACGCTTCGACACCAGGGCACACCGCCTCCGGACCAGCATACCAGTGAATTATGTAGAAATAGACCATCCTGAAATGCAGCAACTCAAGCAAAGCAAACTCTATGACGTAATAGACATGCCCGTGAGCTTTGTAGATTATATCGCGCTGGATATGGAAAAAGAATCGCTATCGGAAGTACTGGTCAATCATCTGCAAAAAGAACATTATAAAACCCTCTTCCTCTGGGAAGGCATCACCTCTACACTCAACCCCGCTATCATCAATGACTTCTTCAGGTATGTAGCCAGGTACCCCGCAGGCACACAAATCATTTTCTCCTATATCCAGTCATCCGCATTGAAAAATTCGACAGATACAGCCATGCTCAAAGGCTACAACGATGTAGCACGGTTTCTCAAAAATGCCGGCGAAGACTGGAACTTCAGCGCCAATAGCGATACCTGGAAAAATATCTTCCAAAACCGTAATATGTTGATTCACTACGACGGTAATGCCAATGAATTCAGGCACCTCTACTTCAAACGCCAACGCTCCGGCATGAAAGGTTTTGAGTTCTGTCGTATCATCCACGCCGAATTACACTAA
- a CDS encoding endonuclease/exonuclease/phosphatase family protein yields the protein MKKLVLLAAGALLAAAANAQQLKVLTYNTHHCGNMKNVVDLQGIANVIKAENPDFVALQELDSVTSRTGKVFQLKELAKLSGMPYYYFGRSMAYDGGAYGTGILSKHPITASETLQIPVATGIEPRATSIITAQLPSKKKIVFASTHLDVEDDPAYRIKEAELLHNYFKQTKYPAILAGDFNATPETKEITILKTLFSDVAANAGATFPSDNPDTKLDYIFLRPIGQYKGISANVIDEKIASDHRPVSAVIKTVK from the coding sequence ATGAAGAAATTAGTACTCCTGGCAGCAGGCGCACTGCTCGCAGCTGCCGCCAATGCCCAACAGCTAAAGGTTTTGACCTACAATACCCACCACTGCGGTAATATGAAGAATGTGGTAGACCTGCAAGGTATCGCCAATGTTATCAAAGCAGAAAACCCGGACTTCGTTGCACTACAGGAATTAGATAGTGTTACCAGCCGCACCGGCAAAGTTTTCCAGCTCAAAGAACTGGCGAAACTCAGTGGTATGCCCTATTACTATTTCGGCAGATCAATGGCATACGATGGCGGCGCCTATGGCACCGGTATCCTCTCCAAACATCCGATAACAGCCAGTGAAACATTACAGATTCCCGTAGCTACGGGTATTGAGCCAAGAGCTACCAGTATCATCACTGCTCAGCTGCCTTCAAAAAAGAAAATCGTTTTCGCCTCCACCCACCTGGATGTAGAAGATGATCCGGCATACAGGATTAAAGAAGCGGAACTCCTTCACAATTATTTTAAACAGACGAAATACCCTGCCATACTGGCCGGCGATTTTAATGCTACTCCGGAAACAAAAGAAATTACTATCTTGAAAACGCTGTTTTCGGATGTTGCCGCCAACGCAGGAGCCACGTTTCCTTCCGATAACCCGGATACTAAACTGGATTATATCTTTCTCAGACCTATCGGTCAGTACAAAGGTATCAGTGCCAACGTGATAGACGAGAAGATCGCATCGGACCACCGACCTGTAAGTGCTGTTATTAAAACAGTGAAGTAG
- the murB gene encoding UDP-N-acetylmuramate dehydrogenase, producing MLISDNVLLKSYNTFGLSATARYFSTFSNQQELAALLEDPRVQERRMILGGGSNVLFTRDFDGAMLKNEIKGIEIIGEDNDYVYVKAGAGENWNGFVQYCIQHNLAGLENLSLIPGNVGASPMQNIGAYGVEIKDTFQELEAFHLHDKTVVKFDNAACDFGYRESVFKRQYKDQFAILNVTYRLSKQPHFNTSYGAIEAELEHMGVKDLSIQAISQAVINIRTSKLPNPAEIGNAGSFFKNPAVDLVHYEALKGTYPNLVAYPLADGNFKLAAGWLIEQCGWKGYRDGDAGVHAKQSLVLVNYGNASGNAIYELSQKVIESVKEKFNVVLEREVNII from the coding sequence ATGCTGATATCTGATAATGTTCTGTTAAAGTCATATAATACTTTCGGCCTTTCTGCCACTGCACGCTATTTCTCTACTTTTTCGAACCAGCAGGAGCTTGCTGCATTGCTGGAAGATCCCAGGGTGCAGGAACGCCGTATGATCCTTGGTGGAGGCAGTAATGTACTGTTTACCAGGGATTTCGATGGCGCTATGCTGAAAAATGAAATTAAGGGAATTGAGATTATCGGGGAAGATAACGATTACGTATATGTGAAAGCCGGCGCCGGCGAAAACTGGAATGGGTTCGTTCAATACTGTATTCAGCATAACCTGGCCGGACTGGAAAATCTGTCGCTGATACCTGGTAATGTAGGTGCCAGTCCGATGCAGAACATCGGTGCCTATGGCGTAGAAATCAAAGATACTTTCCAGGAGCTGGAAGCATTTCATTTACATGATAAGACAGTTGTAAAGTTTGATAATGCCGCCTGTGATTTTGGTTACAGGGAGAGTGTATTCAAGCGTCAGTATAAAGATCAGTTTGCGATCCTGAACGTAACCTACCGATTGAGTAAGCAGCCCCATTTCAATACCAGCTATGGCGCTATAGAGGCCGAGCTGGAACATATGGGTGTAAAAGATTTATCTATACAGGCTATTAGCCAGGCGGTCATTAATATCCGTACCAGTAAGCTGCCTAATCCGGCGGAAATTGGTAATGCCGGCAGTTTCTTTAAAAATCCTGCTGTTGACCTGGTGCATTATGAAGCCTTGAAAGGCACTTATCCTAACCTGGTGGCTTATCCGTTGGCAGATGGTAACTTTAAGCTGGCTGCTGGCTGGCTGATAGAGCAATGTGGCTGGAAAGGTTACAGGGACGGGGATGCCGGGGTTCATGCGAAACAATCGCTGGTGCTGGTGAATTATGGTAATGCCAGCGGGAATGCTATTTATGAGCTGTCGCAGAAAGTAATTGAGAGTGTGAAGGAGAAATTTAATGTTGTATTAGAGAGAGAAGTTAATATTATTTAG
- a CDS encoding gamma-glutamyl-gamma-aminobutyrate hydrolase family protein produces MHIHYFQHVPFEGLGCIADWINTHQHRLTATRWFEPDADTSEAANADMIIIMGGPMGVYEVAAYPWLTEEINIVKSAVAKGKKVLGICLGSQVLAAALDANVYPHTQQEIGWFPIDFTFQDKAAQLLGVLPQHMIVFHWHGDTFDIPAGATRFAASAACSNQAYIFNNAIGLQFHLELTPDSLQDMLKNGIGEIAAGGAFIQHQDTILQHQELLTDTNNTLIRLLDYLAAK; encoded by the coding sequence ATGCATATTCATTACTTTCAGCATGTACCCTTTGAAGGATTAGGTTGTATCGCAGACTGGATAAATACCCACCAGCACCGGCTTACAGCGACCCGGTGGTTCGAACCGGACGCCGATACCAGTGAGGCAGCCAACGCCGATATGATCATCATCATGGGCGGCCCTATGGGCGTATATGAAGTAGCTGCCTACCCATGGCTCACAGAAGAAATAAATATCGTTAAATCAGCTGTAGCCAAAGGAAAGAAAGTATTGGGTATTTGCCTGGGCTCACAGGTACTGGCAGCCGCACTCGATGCTAACGTATACCCACATACGCAGCAGGAAATAGGATGGTTCCCGATAGATTTTACCTTCCAGGACAAGGCAGCCCAGCTGCTGGGTGTACTGCCACAGCATATGATCGTATTTCACTGGCATGGCGATACTTTCGACATTCCTGCCGGCGCCACACGCTTTGCCGCCTCTGCGGCCTGCAGTAACCAGGCTTACATCTTCAACAATGCAATAGGTTTGCAGTTCCACCTGGAACTTACGCCAGACTCACTGCAGGATATGCTGAAGAATGGCATCGGCGAAATTGCCGCCGGTGGCGCTTTCATCCAACATCAGGATACCATCCTGCAACACCAGGAACTCCTCACAGATACGAATAATACACTCATCAGACTGCTGGATTATCTGGCAGCTAAATAA
- a CDS encoding family 20 glycosylhydrolase has protein sequence MMIKKLTNWGLLLAVLGLFSCSNSGKTGTPKGQVSIIPMPVSVKERQDSFLLDKHTVIFARNEEGKQIAVLFNSWLKELTGYELELTDKIPGDNGIIIETAKDTLQPEGYILGVSNKGIIISGSPAGAFYGMQSLIQLLPTEKGSSLIIPGVDIQDNPRFAYRGQHLDVCRHFFSVDFLKKFLDLMAMHKYNTFHWHLTDDQGWRIEIKKYPRLQEVASKRKETMAGHYEEPGKYDGKPYGGFYTQEQVKEIVKYAADRHITVIPEIEMPGHALAALAAYPNLGCTGGPYEVGTRWGVLDDVFCAGNDSVYTFLEGVLDEVLPLFPSKYIHIGGDECPKVRWQKCPKCQARMKQEGLKDEHALQSYFIQRMEKYLNGKGRQIIGWDEILEGGLAPNATVMSWRGIEGGIAAAKQHHDVIMTPGDFCYFDKYQSKGKNEPLAIGGYLPVSKVYGYEPVPKELTADEAKYIKGAQANLWTEYIGDSDYAEYMEYPRAAALAEVLWSQPAQRNYDNFVERLKVHVKRLDLKKVNYAKHVFEVSGTPEDNKKGGVEVKLDAKLDGGKIFYTTDSSAPTPQSQAYTAPVQVLKTGVVRAQVFQDGKPFGNEYNQPFLFHKALGKKVSITPDPEPNYNPGSSFALVNGIQGIGTYNDGQWFGFKKDFTATVDLDSVQEVKMLGTNVLSIKTNWIYAPKVLTFSASEDGKTFKEVYKQTAFSQNGINQVRTVITPVRARYIKMTAQHFGMIPAGAEGAGNPAWLFVDEMIVN, from the coding sequence ATGATGATTAAAAAATTGACCAATTGGGGCCTTTTACTGGCTGTATTGGGACTGTTCAGCTGCTCCAACAGCGGTAAAACAGGTACTCCAAAAGGCCAGGTGAGTATCATTCCTATGCCGGTGAGTGTAAAAGAAAGACAGGATTCTTTCCTGCTCGATAAACACACCGTAATCTTCGCCCGCAACGAAGAAGGTAAACAAATTGCTGTACTCTTCAATAGCTGGCTGAAAGAGCTCACCGGCTATGAACTTGAGCTTACAGACAAAATTCCTGGTGACAATGGAATTATCATTGAAACAGCGAAGGATACTTTACAGCCAGAAGGGTATATCCTGGGAGTAAGTAATAAAGGAATCATTATTTCCGGTAGCCCTGCAGGTGCATTCTATGGCATGCAGTCGCTGATTCAGTTATTGCCTACAGAAAAAGGCAGCAGCCTGATCATCCCTGGTGTAGATATTCAAGACAATCCACGCTTCGCCTATCGCGGCCAGCACCTGGATGTATGCCGTCACTTCTTCTCTGTCGATTTTCTGAAGAAGTTTCTCGACCTGATGGCGATGCATAAATACAATACCTTCCACTGGCATCTCACAGATGACCAGGGCTGGCGTATTGAAATTAAAAAATATCCACGCCTCCAGGAAGTGGCTTCCAAACGTAAGGAAACCATGGCCGGCCATTACGAGGAACCGGGAAAATACGATGGTAAACCTTACGGTGGCTTCTATACACAGGAACAGGTAAAAGAAATCGTGAAATATGCTGCCGACAGACATATCACCGTTATTCCTGAAATTGAAATGCCAGGCCACGCACTCGCGGCACTGGCGGCATATCCTAACCTGGGCTGCACCGGCGGACCTTACGAAGTAGGTACCCGCTGGGGCGTACTGGATGATGTGTTCTGCGCAGGTAACGATAGCGTATACACGTTCCTGGAAGGCGTACTCGATGAAGTATTACCGCTCTTCCCAAGCAAATACATCCACATCGGTGGCGACGAATGCCCGAAAGTACGCTGGCAGAAATGTCCTAAATGCCAGGCACGTATGAAACAGGAAGGCCTGAAAGATGAACATGCTTTACAGAGCTACTTCATCCAGCGCATGGAAAAATACCTCAACGGCAAAGGACGCCAGATCATCGGATGGGACGAAATCCTCGAAGGTGGCCTCGCTCCTAACGCTACAGTAATGAGCTGGAGAGGTATCGAAGGTGGTATCGCCGCTGCGAAACAACACCACGATGTTATCATGACGCCTGGCGATTTCTGCTACTTCGATAAATATCAGTCTAAAGGTAAAAATGAACCACTGGCAATCGGTGGTTATCTCCCTGTAAGCAAAGTATATGGCTATGAGCCTGTTCCTAAAGAACTTACTGCTGACGAAGCTAAATACATCAAAGGTGCACAGGCAAACCTCTGGACAGAATACATCGGTGATTCCGATTATGCGGAATATATGGAATACCCTCGTGCTGCTGCCCTGGCAGAAGTACTCTGGAGCCAGCCGGCACAACGTAACTACGATAATTTCGTGGAAAGACTGAAAGTACATGTGAAGCGCCTCGACCTGAAAAAGGTGAACTATGCAAAACATGTTTTTGAGGTATCCGGTACACCGGAAGATAATAAGAAAGGCGGCGTTGAAGTAAAACTCGATGCTAAACTGGATGGCGGTAAAATTTTCTATACTACCGACAGTTCTGCTCCTACTCCGCAGTCGCAAGCCTATACCGCACCGGTACAGGTACTGAAAACCGGCGTGGTACGCGCACAGGTTTTCCAGGATGGTAAACCTTTCGGTAATGAATACAACCAGCCTTTCCTGTTCCACAAGGCACTGGGTAAAAAAGTAAGCATTACGCCTGATCCGGAGCCTAATTACAACCCAGGCAGCAGCTTTGCGCTGGTAAACGGCATCCAGGGTATCGGCACTTACAATGATGGCCAGTGGTTTGGATTTAAGAAAGACTTTACCGCTACTGTTGACCTGGACAGCGTACAGGAAGTTAAAATGCTCGGCACCAATGTACTCAGCATCAAAACTAACTGGATCTATGCACCTAAAGTACTGACTTTCAGTGCTTCTGAAGATGGCAAAACCTTTAAGGAAGTATATAAGCAAACTGCCTTTTCACAAAATGGCATCAACCAGGTGAGAACCGTGATTACGCCGGTACGTGCACGTTATATAAAGATGACGGCACAGCACTTCGGTATGATCCCGGCAGGTGCAGAAGGAGCGGGTAATCCTGCGTGGTTGTTTGTAGATGAGATGATTGTAAATTGA